Proteins from a single region of Bacillus sp. (in: firmicutes):
- a CDS encoding 4Fe-4S dicluster domain-containing protein, producing the protein MSEGFSRRTFLKRTAAAGAITTVMLSGVNKVSAVKNEGVEKGTIIDLTKCDGCINEGTPLCVVACKQKNEAHFPQPKKEDIQPYWPQKKFEDWSDKQDVTNRLTPYNWTFIDHVQVEHEGAVEEVFVPRRCMHCDNPTCMSLCPFGAIKKSEEGAVSIDDGYCMGGAKCRDACPWDIPQRQAGVGLYLKIAPELAGGGVMYKCDFCADLLAEGKEPACKTACPKNAISFGTKDDMKALAYERAKEINGYVYGDKENGGTATFYISKVPFEKIDAAIKKDKAAKGDEKPGRPTMEVEIENKLDSFSGMMKSAMLAPLAGAVAAGAVAYRTMKGKVKDDE; encoded by the coding sequence ATGTCGGAAGGTTTTTCAAGAAGAACTTTCTTAAAAAGAACAGCTGCGGCTGGAGCCATCACTACCGTTATGCTATCTGGTGTGAACAAAGTCAGCGCAGTTAAGAATGAGGGAGTCGAAAAAGGAACAATCATTGATTTAACAAAATGCGATGGCTGTATAAATGAAGGTACACCTTTATGCGTGGTAGCATGTAAACAGAAAAATGAAGCGCATTTTCCGCAGCCAAAGAAAGAGGATATTCAGCCGTACTGGCCACAGAAAAAATTTGAAGATTGGTCAGATAAACAGGATGTAACGAATCGGTTAACACCTTACAATTGGACATTTATCGATCATGTTCAAGTTGAACATGAGGGTGCAGTTGAGGAAGTATTCGTACCAAGAAGGTGTATGCATTGTGACAATCCAACTTGTATGAGTCTCTGTCCGTTTGGTGCGATTAAGAAAAGCGAAGAAGGCGCCGTTTCAATTGATGATGGCTACTGTATGGGTGGTGCTAAGTGTCGTGATGCATGCCCATGGGATATTCCACAGCGCCAAGCGGGTGTAGGTCTTTATTTAAAAATAGCACCGGAACTAGCTGGTGGTGGTGTCATGTACAAATGTGATTTTTGTGCTGATTTACTTGCTGAAGGAAAGGAGCCAGCTTGTAAAACCGCCTGTCCAAAAAATGCTATTTCATTTGGAACGAAAGATGATATGAAGGCTTTAGCATATGAACGTGCAAAAGAAATAAATGGCTATGTTTACGGTGATAAGGAAAATGGCGGAACAGCCACTTTCTATATATCAAAAGTGCCATTCGAAAAAATCGATGCTGCCATTAAAAAAGATAAAGCTGCAAAAGGTGACGAAAAACCTGGGCGACCAACAATGGAGGTAGAAATTGAAAACAAGCTTGATTCCTTTAGTGGAATGATGAAAAGTGCGATGCTTGCACCTTTAGCAGGTGCAGTTGCAGCGGGAGCTGTTGCCTATCGGACGATGAAAGGAAAGGTGAAAGATGATGAATAA
- a CDS encoding cytochrome b/b6 domain-containing protein, translating to MMNKEKKVLRQTLSNRIVHWVTAISIFALIISGLGQLPLYKRYYVTSLPGAEWLGNYFSTLVMHYIGAIILLFIIFYHIVLHVVKKEFDIWPKKGDVKQSFLIIKAMITKGKEPASDKYLAEQRLAYLFIGISIMLLVITGVIKIIKNVPGVTIPYDVIFWIAHIHNFATIFLIFGIVGHLAAFIFKENRPLLPGMFTGYVKEEYAKHRHSLWYNKLFPKEEAKQSVKEKVN from the coding sequence ATGATGAATAAAGAGAAAAAGGTTTTAAGGCAAACACTTTCCAATCGCATTGTTCACTGGGTAACAGCAATCTCAATTTTTGCCCTTATCATTTCTGGCCTTGGACAATTACCTTTATATAAAAGGTATTATGTCACAAGCCTTCCAGGCGCTGAATGGCTCGGTAATTATTTTAGCACTTTAGTAATGCATTACATTGGAGCCATTATCCTATTATTTATCATTTTTTATCATATCGTCTTGCATGTCGTAAAAAAGGAATTTGATATTTGGCCGAAAAAAGGAGACGTTAAACAATCATTTCTCATCATTAAAGCAATGATTACAAAAGGAAAAGAGCCTGCGAGCGATAAATATTTAGCGGAACAGCGTTTAGCCTATTTATTTATTGGGATTAGTATTATGCTCCTCGTGATTACAGGTGTAATAAAAATAATAAAAAATGTTCCGGGAGTAACGATTCCGTACGATGTTATTTTTTGGATAGCCCATATCCATAATTTCGCAACGATCTTTTTAATATTTGGAATCGTTGGCCATTTGGCAGCGTTTATTTTTAAAGAAAATCGACCATTGCTACCGGGGATGTTCACCGGCTATGTGAAGGAAGAATATGCAAAGCATCGCCATTCGCTTTGGTATAATAAATTGTTTCCTAAAGAAGAAGCTAAGCAAAGTGTAAAGGAGAAAGTGAACTAG
- a CDS encoding LytTR family transcriptional regulator, translating to MSEFSLSILIDVIGELFLDETSIAVSNDKEYLYYRPSKRINLKIKPGDPIKEGTITYKALKTGQKVSEYISRDVYGVPYHGTAVPFTTEGKKGCITAVFPTLTSATSIVTVKVEDGWIPVPFNKVVYLEAKNRKTYVITENCTGTHKDSLNEFDYYLPKETFIRCHRSFIVNVTQIKMIQPDTHSTFLLEMNNGTEIPVSQSYSSYFRKLLGL from the coding sequence ATGAGTGAATTCTCATTATCGATTCTTATTGATGTAATAGGCGAATTATTTTTGGATGAAACGTCAATTGCTGTCTCAAATGACAAGGAATACTTATATTATCGACCAAGCAAACGGATTAATCTAAAAATTAAGCCGGGCGATCCTATTAAGGAAGGTACAATCACATATAAAGCACTTAAAACTGGGCAAAAAGTTTCTGAATATATTAGTCGGGACGTATATGGAGTACCATACCATGGAACGGCCGTACCATTTACAACCGAAGGGAAAAAAGGTTGCATTACAGCTGTTTTTCCAACATTAACAAGTGCAACATCAATTGTCACAGTAAAAGTGGAGGATGGTTGGATTCCTGTTCCGTTTAATAAAGTCGTCTATTTGGAAGCAAAAAATAGAAAAACATATGTAATTACCGAGAATTGTACTGGAACACATAAAGATTCATTAAATGAATTCGACTACTATTTACCAAAAGAAACATTCATTAGATGCCATCGATCATTTATTGTCAATGTAACGCAGATTAAAATGATACAACCGGATACACATTCAACATTTTTATTAGAAATGAATAATGGCACTGAAATTCCGGTAAGCCAATCGTATTCAAGTTATTTTAGGAAACTTTTAGGACTGTAA
- a CDS encoding succinate CoA transferase gives MENLKNRIRIEELLNRIVTADEAASWIEDGMTLGLSGFTRAGEVKEFPRALVKRSEKETFKVNVYTGASMGYDTDQILAESGILMKRSPFQADPVMRKKINEGAFYFVDSHLSHTAELIRAGVINIDYAVLEAVAITEDGMIIPTTQVANSPIFAYDADNIILEINLAMPESFEGVHDVYDTGKQGERSPIPLTKPSDRIGTIGIPVDVNKIKGIIITNKMDSESTIVPPDDETQIMANHLMTFLRNEIKKGNLTNKLAPLQSGIGSVANAVLAGLVESEFEDLTVYSEVLQDAVFDLLDAGKVKFASCCSITISDEKMKNVYGNFEKYKDRLMLRPVEISNHPELIRRMGLISINTALELDIYGNVNSTHVRGTHMMNGIGGSGDFARNARLAIFVTKSIAKNGDISSIVPFASHIDHTEHDVDVIVTEQGYADLRGLAPRERAELIIENCAHPSYRAQLRDYYYEALAKGGQTPHVMEKAFSWHTNFEKTGTMRETTPQPETTK, from the coding sequence GTGGAGAATTTAAAAAATCGTATTCGCATTGAAGAGCTTCTTAATCGTATTGTAACTGCTGATGAAGCTGCAAGCTGGATTGAGGATGGAATGACATTGGGGTTAAGTGGATTCACTAGAGCAGGGGAAGTTAAAGAGTTTCCACGCGCATTAGTAAAGCGTTCTGAAAAGGAAACCTTTAAGGTAAACGTTTACACAGGAGCATCCATGGGGTATGATACTGACCAAATCTTGGCGGAATCAGGGATTCTTATGAAGCGTTCGCCATTCCAAGCTGACCCAGTTATGCGCAAGAAGATTAATGAAGGGGCATTTTATTTCGTTGACTCACATCTTTCACATACGGCAGAATTAATTCGCGCTGGCGTCATTAATATTGATTACGCTGTTTTGGAAGCGGTTGCCATTACTGAAGATGGAATGATAATTCCAACAACACAAGTAGCTAATTCACCTATATTTGCATATGATGCAGATAATATTATTCTTGAAATTAACTTAGCTATGCCTGAAAGTTTTGAAGGCGTCCATGATGTTTACGACACAGGCAAACAAGGGGAGCGTTCACCAATTCCTTTGACAAAGCCATCTGACAGAATTGGAACAATTGGTATTCCAGTTGATGTTAACAAAATTAAAGGAATTATTATCACAAATAAAATGGATTCAGAATCAACTATTGTACCACCAGATGATGAGACACAAATTATGGCAAACCATTTAATGACGTTTTTACGAAACGAAATTAAAAAAGGTAATTTAACAAATAAACTTGCGCCATTACAATCAGGGATTGGCTCTGTTGCAAACGCTGTCCTTGCTGGTTTAGTTGAGTCTGAGTTTGAAGATTTAACAGTTTACTCTGAAGTATTACAAGATGCTGTGTTTGATTTACTTGATGCAGGTAAAGTTAAGTTCGCATCTTGTTGTTCAATCACAATTTCAGATGAGAAAATGAAAAATGTTTATGGAAACTTTGAAAAATATAAAGATCGCTTAATGTTACGACCAGTAGAAATCTCTAACCATCCTGAATTAATTCGCCGCATGGGCTTAATCTCAATCAATACAGCTCTTGAACTTGATATTTACGGAAACGTAAACTCAACACATGTTCGCGGAACACATATGATGAACGGTATTGGTGGTTCAGGTGACTTTGCTCGTAATGCTCGCCTAGCAATCTTTGTAACAAAATCAATCGCGAAAAATGGTGACATTTCTAGTATTGTACCTTTCGCTTCGCATATTGACCATACAGAGCATGATGTTGATGTTATTGTTACAGAACAAGGCTATGCTGACTTACGTGGATTAGCACCTAGAGAGCGTGCTGAATTAATCATCGAAAACTGTGCACATCCATCATACCGTGCACAATTAAGAGATTACTATTACGAAGCACTTGCAAAAGGTGGACAAACTCCGCATGTTATGGAAAAAGCTTTCTCATGGCATACAAACTTCGAGAAAACTGGTACAATGCGCGAAACAACACCACAGCCAGAAACAACAAAATAA
- a CDS encoding glucose-1-phosphate adenylyltransferase, which translates to MHMSKRCIAMLLAGGRGRRLKSLTKNIAKPAVPFGGKYRIVDFVLSNCRNSNIDTIGVLTQYQPHELQEYIGNGEAWDLHRRNGGIKILPPYWTDDRVKWYEGTAYAISQNIDFINKYNPDHILVLSGDHIYKMDYNQMLMQHIMTEADATISSIRVPFEEAKDFGILIADENKQIINFEEKPTMPKSNLASMGIYIFKWSFLKRYFNCIHNVACNLKDFGNDIIPKMIQDHVRVFSYEFFGYWKDVGTVKNYWDANMDLLSKENSILFNNRDWEIYTVEQNVPPLFLDSFGSAKQSIIAEGCEIEGEVENSVLSYGVKIGRGAVIQNSVILPNTIVGNNAFIKNAVIDSDLIIQNGSVFSFDSNYEGIQLVDETICNPKLQNKRIIFNNQYKFL; encoded by the coding sequence ATTCACATGTCTAAACGTTGTATTGCTATGCTGTTAGCTGGAGGTAGAGGAAGGCGCTTAAAGTCGTTAACGAAAAATATCGCCAAGCCAGCTGTTCCATTTGGTGGGAAATACCGTATAGTTGATTTTGTGTTAAGTAATTGTCGAAATTCCAATATTGACACAATTGGTGTACTAACACAATACCAGCCCCATGAATTACAAGAGTATATCGGAAACGGAGAAGCTTGGGATTTGCATCGTAGAAATGGGGGAATTAAAATCCTTCCACCCTATTGGACCGATGACCGCGTGAAATGGTATGAAGGGACGGCCTATGCCATTTCACAAAATATTGATTTTATTAATAAATATAATCCAGACCATATTCTTGTATTATCTGGTGACCACATTTATAAAATGGATTATAATCAAATGCTTATGCAGCATATAATGACAGAAGCGGACGCAACGATTTCATCTATTCGAGTACCTTTTGAGGAAGCTAAAGATTTCGGAATACTAATTGCTGATGAAAATAAACAGATTATCAACTTTGAAGAAAAACCGACAATGCCTAAGTCCAACTTGGCTTCGATGGGAATCTACATTTTTAAATGGAGCTTTTTAAAACGATATTTTAATTGCATTCACAATGTAGCTTGTAATTTAAAGGATTTTGGAAATGATATTATTCCAAAAATGATTCAAGACCATGTCCGCGTATTTTCCTATGAATTTTTTGGTTATTGGAAGGACGTTGGAACTGTAAAAAACTATTGGGATGCAAATATGGATTTACTTTCAAAGGAAAACAGTATATTATTTAATAATAGAGATTGGGAGATTTACACTGTAGAACAAAATGTACCACCGCTTTTTCTAGATTCCTTTGGTAGTGCTAAACAATCAATTATCGCTGAAGGGTGCGAAATTGAAGGTGAAGTAGAAAATAGCGTGTTATCCTATGGGGTAAAAATCGGAAGGGGCGCAGTCATTCAAAATTCGGTTATCCTTCCCAACACCATTGTCGGCAACAATGCTTTTATTAAAAATGCAGTGATTGACAGTGATTTAATTATCCAAAATGGCTCCGTATTCAGTTTTGATTCTAATTACGAGGGTATCCAATTGGTCGATGAAACCATTTGCAATCCTAAACTGCAAAACAAGCGAATTATATTTAATAATCAATATAAATTTCTGTAA
- a CDS encoding Ger(x)C family spore germination protein: MKKEVLFLILLACSFAPSIVTPKQVIDDIFLVMAVGYDYVDEKHFTGTAVAPFFKIDKTLENLAFSNTSSLVYQNRDKLESQSSKPLINGKLQIVLYNRELSEKTGVFRYIDNLQRDPNVGSRIQLAVFEGSTEKFFHKLQTDEPVGTYVSKLLEENSRFSNLPLTNLHTFEFAYYVKGMDPILPLLEEKNGKAKIKGVALFKKDKMVDYIPQQDMFYLRSMYENFKKGVFFINLDNGERAFLTNISSSRKFTIHPNKEKNSPPNVTMTIKMKGIIREYSGPYIPNHSVKNIEEQIKENIEEKTNRMIKTFQEMEIDPIGIGYQVRHHTRNYDGENWEGAYPSIDVNVIVDVTILERGVIK, encoded by the coding sequence ATGAAAAAAGAAGTCCTTTTTCTCATTTTATTAGCGTGTAGTTTTGCTCCTTCAATTGTAACGCCAAAACAAGTCATTGATGATATTTTTTTAGTCATGGCTGTCGGCTATGATTACGTAGATGAAAAACATTTTACAGGCACTGCCGTCGCTCCCTTCTTCAAAATCGATAAGACATTGGAAAACCTTGCTTTTTCAAATACGTCTTCATTAGTATATCAAAACCGTGATAAGCTCGAATCGCAATCGTCAAAACCATTAATTAACGGAAAGCTGCAAATTGTTCTTTATAATCGCGAACTTTCTGAAAAAACTGGTGTATTTAGATATATCGACAACCTTCAAAGGGATCCAAATGTTGGCTCAAGAATCCAACTAGCTGTTTTTGAAGGTTCTACGGAAAAATTCTTTCACAAACTTCAAACCGATGAACCAGTTGGAACATATGTGTCGAAATTACTTGAGGAAAACAGCCGATTTAGCAATCTGCCTCTTACCAATTTGCACACCTTTGAGTTCGCCTATTACGTGAAAGGGATGGATCCTATTTTGCCTTTATTAGAGGAAAAAAACGGAAAAGCAAAGATAAAAGGGGTTGCGCTATTTAAAAAGGATAAAATGGTAGATTATATTCCGCAACAAGATATGTTTTATTTAAGAAGCATGTACGAAAACTTTAAAAAAGGCGTATTTTTTATAAACCTTGACAACGGCGAAAGAGCTTTTTTAACAAATATTTCATCATCAAGAAAATTTACAATTCATCCTAACAAAGAAAAGAACTCGCCGCCAAATGTGACAATGACAATTAAAATGAAAGGAATTATACGGGAATACAGTGGTCCATATATTCCTAATCATTCCGTAAAAAATATTGAAGAACAAATAAAAGAAAATATCGAAGAAAAAACAAATAGAATGATAAAAACTTTTCAGGAGATGGAAATTGATCCAATAGGGATTGGTTATCAGGTACGGCACCATACAAGAAATTATGATGGGGAAAATTGGGAAGGAGCCTATCCATCTATAGATGTCAACGTAATCGTTGATGTGACCATTTTAGAGCGTGGTGTTATAAAATAA
- a CDS encoding GerAB/ArcD/ProY family transporter, translated as MLKPIDKRLQVSPFMVLYLITSVQVGVGVLGFQPLLLVANHDGWIAVLLAGLMVHFIIWILYKLIQNGKGDLIDIHQQAFGKWVGNSFSLSVMLYYIFTCITVLRSYIEVVQVWIFPDLPTWSFALVFMMLIYYVVTGGFRTVAGICFFSVIMPAYLALTFFFPLKFAKWENLMPLFDINIKPLFTASLHMTLSYLGFSVLLVFHPFIKDGEKTQKWAQLGTLVTTALYVFIEIITIVYYSRDQLKVVTWPTLGLWKIAELPFVERFEFIGIATWLLVILPNITMFLWAASRIGKRVFGYKQKYFLVAILIIVFVGCIYFESRETIDKLNSHVSNLGKYYNFVYIPFLFIIHSIIIKVRKSK; from the coding sequence ATGCTAAAGCCAATTGATAAAAGGTTGCAAGTTTCTCCCTTTATGGTTTTATATTTAATAACCTCTGTTCAAGTTGGTGTTGGCGTCTTAGGCTTTCAACCATTGTTACTAGTGGCTAACCATGATGGCTGGATTGCGGTTTTATTAGCAGGGTTGATGGTTCATTTTATTATTTGGATCCTGTATAAGCTTATCCAAAATGGAAAGGGAGATTTAATTGATATACACCAACAGGCCTTTGGAAAATGGGTTGGCAATTCTTTTAGTCTGAGTGTTATGCTTTATTATATTTTCACCTGCATCACCGTTTTAAGAAGTTATATCGAGGTTGTCCAAGTATGGATTTTCCCTGACCTTCCGACATGGAGCTTTGCACTCGTATTTATGATGCTTATCTATTATGTAGTCACAGGTGGATTTCGTACGGTTGCAGGAATTTGTTTTTTTAGTGTCATTATGCCCGCCTACTTAGCTTTAACCTTTTTCTTTCCCTTAAAATTTGCAAAATGGGAAAATTTAATGCCACTTTTTGATATAAATATCAAACCATTATTCACAGCTTCTTTACACATGACATTAAGTTATTTAGGTTTTTCGGTTTTATTAGTTTTTCATCCGTTTATAAAAGATGGCGAGAAAACGCAGAAGTGGGCGCAGCTAGGAACACTAGTAACAACGGCTTTATATGTATTTATCGAAATTATAACCATCGTTTATTATAGCAGGGATCAGCTTAAAGTCGTAACCTGGCCAACATTAGGTTTATGGAAAATCGCCGAATTGCCTTTTGTGGAAAGGTTTGAATTCATCGGCATCGCCACATGGCTATTAGTAATCCTGCCAAATATCACTATGTTTCTATGGGCTGCAAGTCGAATCGGAAAAAGAGTGTTTGGCTATAAACAAAAATACTTTCTAGTCGCTATATTAATAATTGTATTTGTTGGTTGTATCTATTTTGAATCTAGAGAAACGATTGATAAGCTAAATAGCCATGTTTCAAATCTCGGGAAATACTACAATTTTGTTTATATTCCTTTCCTTTTTATCATTCATTCAATCATTATAAAAGTGAGGAAAAGTAAATGA
- a CDS encoding spore germination protein: MFFKKIKESKNIPPNMIFEQFEKSNDFITFENKIGQTSYFISYFKSLIDLEVLHRDILPYINEAALKNLETLSLAIPCENKIISNDNGEISSTVLAGSIMIYIERNEPRQFLLIQAAKNEVRQISIPEVEYSVVGPKEAFVESIDTNINLIRKRIPSPNLRITNLQVGNISNTTVSILHIEGIANSENVNTVVQRIREIEFDQIIDSSYITQIIADNHNSPFPGLLDTERPDRAAAVLAEGKIIIVVDGSPHVLIGPTTVIEFFSSFEDYFLNPHIASIFRLIRVFSVAFSLLITPIYVAVLTHHFELIPKDLMSTLVTSRAQVPFPPFLEALVLELVIELLREAGARLPTKIGQTIGIVGGIVIGTASVEAGLTSNILLIIIALAALASFTTPVYQMGNTIRLLRFPFLLFAHVWGLVGIVLCFSFFLTHLLRLTSLGRPYLEPLYPPRVADLKDSFIRMPFVNQSKRPIEVQAEKGSRFSEVKAFKNKDIDE; the protein is encoded by the coding sequence ATGTTTTTTAAAAAAATTAAAGAGAGTAAGAACATTCCGCCAAACATGATTTTCGAGCAATTCGAAAAATCAAACGATTTCATTACATTTGAAAATAAAATAGGCCAAACATCCTATTTTATTTCATATTTCAAATCTTTAATTGATCTCGAAGTATTACATCGCGATATTTTGCCTTATATAAATGAAGCTGCTTTAAAAAATTTGGAGACTTTAAGTCTTGCCATCCCATGTGAAAATAAAATTATATCGAATGATAACGGGGAAATATCATCAACTGTATTAGCTGGCTCGATTATGATTTATATAGAAAGAAATGAACCAAGACAATTCTTGCTTATTCAAGCTGCCAAAAACGAAGTTCGCCAAATATCAATTCCTGAAGTTGAATATAGTGTCGTCGGTCCGAAGGAAGCATTTGTTGAATCAATTGATACAAATATTAATCTAATCCGAAAACGGATTCCTAGTCCAAATTTACGAATTACAAACCTTCAAGTTGGGAATATTTCGAATACAACCGTATCGATTCTCCACATCGAAGGGATTGCGAACAGTGAAAATGTAAACACCGTCGTCCAACGGATTAGGGAAATAGAATTTGACCAAATCATCGATAGTTCTTATATTACGCAAATTATCGCAGATAATCACAATTCACCCTTCCCTGGCTTGCTCGATACAGAAAGACCTGACCGTGCTGCCGCTGTTTTAGCTGAAGGAAAAATTATCATTGTTGTCGATGGATCTCCACATGTGTTAATTGGTCCAACAACAGTGATTGAATTTTTCTCATCTTTTGAGGATTATTTTTTAAATCCGCATATCGCCTCTATCTTTCGGTTAATCCGCGTATTTTCAGTGGCATTTTCATTATTAATAACGCCAATTTATGTAGCGGTCCTTACCCACCATTTTGAATTAATACCAAAGGATCTGATGAGTACACTTGTTACATCAAGAGCACAAGTCCCCTTTCCACCTTTTCTAGAAGCATTAGTGCTTGAACTAGTCATTGAACTGTTAAGAGAGGCGGGGGCAAGACTACCGACAAAAATAGGACAAACGATTGGTATCGTAGGCGGTATCGTGATTGGAACAGCTTCTGTCGAGGCCGGTTTAACAAGTAATATATTATTAATCATTATTGCACTCGCTGCACTTGCATCTTTTACAACACCTGTTTATCAAATGGGAAACACCATTCGGCTCTTACGATTTCCTTTTTTACTATTCGCACATGTTTGGGGGCTAGTAGGTATTGTGTTATGTTTTTCTTTTTTTCTAACACATTTATTACGGTTAACGTCACTAGGAAGACCGTATTTGGAGCCACTTTATCCGCCAAGAGTCGCAGATTTAAAAGATTCATTTATTCGTATGCCTTTTGTCAATCAATCGAAAAGACCGATTGAAGTTCAGGCCGAAAAAGGAAGCCGGTTTAGTGAAGTAAAAGCTTTCAAAAATAAAGATATTGATGAGTAA